Proteins from a single region of Salinibacter grassmerensis:
- a CDS encoding glycosyltransferase family 4 protein, with translation MPPTPDLSSSRADRPAHRSSRRIALFAGAYTHIADGVSLTLNRLVRHLEQQGAEVRVFAPTVDDPAIEDHAGTLTSVPSLPVPGRSEYRLSLGLTPSVQDALDDFAPTLYHIATPDLLGHNALQHAQDTGTPVVASYHTHFSSYLKYYHLDLLETPVWSYLRSFYNQCRQVYVPTHAMAEVLRGHGIDSDLRLWPRGVNTDRFAPGHRSGGWRRAHGIGDDEAVVAFVSRLVWEKGLDVYADVIDRLERQDVPHHSLVVGDGPAREELEARLPNTTFTGFLDGTDLAEAYASSDVFLFPSDTETFGNVTLEAMASGLPTVCADAAGSRDLVNDGTTGRLCSPGRVDAFTEAARTLIVDDVRRDRMGTAARKRAQDFTWPAVLNRMSRYYDEVLPHHPSPSPQDPAPAGAPA, from the coding sequence ATGCCCCCCACCCCCGATTTGTCTTCTTCACGCGCCGATCGTCCCGCCCACCGCTCATCCAGGCGCATCGCGCTCTTTGCCGGGGCCTACACCCACATCGCCGACGGGGTGTCGCTCACGCTCAACCGCCTCGTCAGGCACCTCGAGCAACAGGGTGCTGAGGTGCGCGTCTTCGCCCCCACGGTTGACGACCCGGCCATCGAGGACCACGCCGGCACGCTCACGTCCGTGCCGTCCCTGCCGGTGCCCGGCCGCTCGGAATACCGGCTCTCGCTGGGCCTCACGCCCTCCGTCCAGGACGCGCTGGACGACTTTGCCCCGACGTTGTACCACATCGCCACGCCCGACCTCCTGGGCCACAACGCCCTCCAACACGCTCAGGACACCGGCACGCCCGTGGTGGCCTCCTACCACACTCACTTCAGCTCCTACCTGAAGTACTACCACCTCGACCTGCTGGAGACGCCCGTCTGGAGCTATCTGCGCTCGTTTTACAACCAGTGCCGGCAGGTCTACGTCCCCACCCACGCCATGGCGGAGGTGCTTCGGGGACACGGCATCGACAGCGACCTTCGGCTCTGGCCCCGCGGGGTAAACACCGACCGCTTCGCGCCGGGCCACCGCTCCGGCGGGTGGCGGCGGGCCCACGGGATTGGCGACGACGAGGCGGTCGTCGCGTTCGTGAGTCGGCTCGTGTGGGAGAAGGGGCTCGACGTGTACGCCGACGTCATCGATCGGCTGGAGCGTCAGGACGTCCCCCACCATAGCTTGGTCGTGGGCGACGGCCCGGCCCGGGAGGAGTTGGAAGCCCGCCTGCCGAACACCACCTTTACCGGCTTCCTCGATGGCACCGACTTGGCGGAGGCCTACGCCTCGTCCGATGTCTTTCTGTTCCCGAGCGACACCGAAACGTTCGGCAACGTCACCCTGGAGGCGATGGCGTCCGGCCTCCCGACCGTCTGTGCCGACGCGGCCGGCAGTCGCGACCTCGTGAACGACGGCACCACGGGCCGGCTCTGCTCTCCTGGACGTGTCGATGCGTTCACCGAGGCGGCGCGCACCCTGATCGTCGACGATGTGCGCCGCGACCGGATGGGCACCGCCGCCCGCAAGCGCGCCCAGGACTTTACCTGGCCCGCCGTCCTCAACCGCATGAGCCGGTACTACGACGAGGTGCTTCCCCATCATCCGTCTCCCTCCCCGCAAGACCCAGCCCCAGCGGGGGCCCCTGCGTAA
- a CDS encoding TonB-dependent receptor — protein sequence MPEPWMRRTLTVALVALMVVGPDAAVAQDAAPTGAVTGVVVEEQRGAPLPGANVTIEGTSTGTSTDLDGRYRIDELEPGTYDLVVSFVGFQKKTVTGIEVAAGESTTLDVALAEETEQLEEVVVQAQAARDSEAGLLKERAKAASVVDAISAEAIGKSGSSTAAGAIKKVTGASITEGKFVNVRGLGGRYVNAQLNGAELPSASPNSNSVPLDLFPAGLLDNIVTSKTFTPDEPGNFTGGNVDLSTKSFPERRTLSFSSSVTYHSEARFDDILRQNGGLDRVPGVVPSLPEGDLRAENQPIPPYFGANQQERQFLNDVTNAFSQSKITPQRKAGPINQGYSASFGDQFQIFDGMPLGVVTGITYSRSTSASRNRRSASAGPVSDESITPDFQFSGESGSTEEVLGGIANFSFKPHPDHEISLNSLYNQSNEQSAVFLTGSIPRDDDNRIFDRRRLEPIDRTVWNVQGKGEHLLGGGSDSPRLTWNSSYSKTTQDESDVRFFTDDRLPDRDVHRIATSIYEFPTRYFRNLSEYTWGNDLEVSVPFGFGSLKVGGTYQYRERDLNERRFIYDNLNSPGYEGAPNTYFSKCAGFIDEGECDSGPYQGTAPSDLGVVIQEQTSNQNNLVGDRTVGAGFAMVDTEVPGLPALRFIGGLRIEHTDQSIETRDGQTGQITETDLLPSANLVYALREDMNVRAAYGRTLARPTFREFSPATYYDFKRQEIFDGDPTLKRTLVDNVDLRWEWFAGPGELLAVTGYAKSFQDPIERVVVEQAINREVTYQNQRSAEIYGAEFEARKRLGFVSNALRHFELGGNLTLTESTVTDTSGQALGRPLEGQSSYLINADLSYDNPNSETIVSVFYNYFDDRLDTIERQNQPNQFERGRHTVDVVASQGLPFGVKMKVSVKNVLNEDTEVYQSFPSAEFTTVRYKEGRTISVGFTYSL from the coding sequence ATGCCTGAGCCCTGGATGCGACGCACGCTCACGGTCGCCCTGGTCGCGCTGATGGTTGTCGGTCCCGATGCGGCCGTGGCGCAGGACGCGGCGCCGACCGGAGCCGTCACAGGGGTGGTCGTGGAGGAGCAGCGTGGGGCGCCCCTCCCGGGAGCGAACGTCACGATCGAGGGCACCTCGACGGGCACCTCGACAGACCTCGACGGGCGGTACCGCATCGACGAACTTGAGCCGGGGACGTACGACCTCGTCGTCTCGTTCGTCGGGTTTCAGAAGAAGACCGTGACGGGCATAGAGGTGGCGGCCGGAGAGTCGACTACCCTCGACGTCGCGCTCGCCGAAGAGACCGAGCAGCTCGAAGAGGTTGTGGTTCAGGCACAGGCGGCTCGGGACTCCGAAGCAGGCCTGCTAAAGGAGCGGGCGAAGGCTGCGTCGGTCGTGGACGCGATCAGTGCCGAGGCCATCGGCAAGTCGGGAAGCTCGACGGCGGCGGGGGCCATTAAGAAGGTGACTGGTGCCTCCATCACGGAAGGAAAATTCGTCAATGTGCGTGGGCTAGGGGGACGGTACGTCAACGCTCAGCTCAACGGCGCGGAGCTTCCCAGTGCCAGCCCCAACAGCAATTCGGTCCCGCTCGATCTCTTTCCAGCTGGGCTGCTCGACAACATTGTGACGAGCAAGACCTTCACGCCAGACGAGCCCGGCAATTTTACAGGGGGGAATGTTGATCTTAGTACTAAGTCGTTCCCTGAAAGGCGGACGCTGTCTTTCTCAAGCTCGGTCACCTACCACAGTGAGGCCCGCTTCGACGATATTCTCCGCCAGAACGGCGGGTTGGACCGGGTGCCCGGCGTAGTCCCGTCGCTGCCCGAGGGCGATCTCAGGGCTGAGAATCAGCCCATTCCTCCGTACTTCGGGGCCAATCAGCAGGAGCGTCAGTTTCTGAACGACGTAACCAACGCGTTCAGTCAGAGCAAAATCACGCCTCAGCGAAAGGCCGGGCCCATCAACCAGGGCTACTCGGCGTCGTTTGGCGACCAATTTCAAATCTTTGATGGAATGCCCCTTGGGGTGGTAACGGGGATCACCTACAGTCGGAGTACGAGTGCATCTCGGAATCGTCGCTCCGCTAGTGCAGGGCCTGTGTCCGACGAAAGCATAACGCCCGACTTCCAATTCAGTGGCGAGAGCGGGTCAACTGAAGAAGTGCTTGGTGGAATTGCCAACTTCTCGTTCAAGCCCCATCCCGACCACGAAATTTCCCTCAACAGTCTGTACAACCAGTCGAATGAGCAGTCGGCAGTCTTCTTGACGGGCTCTATTCCGCGGGACGACGACAATCGAATTTTTGACCGCCGCCGATTGGAGCCCATCGACCGAACGGTCTGGAACGTGCAGGGAAAGGGAGAACACCTACTGGGCGGTGGCAGCGACAGCCCACGACTGACATGGAACTCGTCGTACTCGAAGACGACGCAGGATGAATCGGACGTTCGGTTCTTTACCGACGATCGTCTCCCCGACCGGGACGTGCACCGCATTGCGACATCGATCTACGAGTTTCCGACGCGCTATTTCCGAAACCTCTCGGAGTACACGTGGGGCAACGATCTGGAAGTATCGGTGCCGTTCGGATTCGGAAGTCTCAAGGTAGGAGGGACCTATCAGTATCGGGAGCGAGATCTCAACGAGCGTCGATTCATCTACGACAATCTAAATTCTCCAGGATATGAAGGCGCCCCCAACACATACTTTAGCAAATGTGCCGGCTTCATTGACGAAGGCGAGTGTGATAGCGGCCCCTATCAGGGTACTGCTCCCTCCGACCTCGGGGTCGTGATTCAGGAGCAGACCTCCAACCAGAACAACCTAGTCGGGGACCGTACCGTGGGGGCCGGCTTCGCAATGGTCGATACGGAGGTGCCGGGCCTGCCGGCCCTCCGATTCATCGGGGGACTTCGGATAGAGCACACGGATCAATCCATCGAAACGAGGGACGGGCAGACCGGACAGATTACAGAGACGGACCTTCTGCCCTCGGCCAATCTGGTGTATGCCCTCCGCGAAGACATGAACGTGCGGGCGGCCTATGGACGCACACTGGCGCGTCCGACGTTCCGAGAATTCTCGCCGGCGACCTACTACGACTTTAAGCGACAAGAGATCTTTGACGGCGACCCAACGCTGAAGCGAACCCTTGTCGACAACGTGGACCTCCGCTGGGAGTGGTTTGCGGGGCCGGGGGAGCTGCTTGCGGTCACCGGGTACGCAAAGTCGTTCCAGGACCCGATCGAGCGGGTCGTCGTGGAGCAGGCCATCAATCGTGAGGTTACATACCAAAATCAGCGGAGCGCGGAGATATATGGGGCCGAGTTTGAGGCGCGGAAGCGGCTTGGGTTCGTGTCGAACGCACTTCGTCATTTCGAACTAGGAGGAAACCTGACGCTTACTGAATCGACGGTCACGGACACGTCGGGGCAGGCGCTGGGACGTCCGCTCGAGGGGCAGTCGTCCTACCTGATCAACGCAGACCTGTCGTACGACAATCCGAATAGTGAGACCATTGTCTCCGTCTTCTACAACTACTTCGACGATCGCCTCGACACCATCGAGCGCCAGAACCAGCCCAATCAGTTTGAGCGTGGGCGGCACACGGTCGACGTCGTGGCCTCTCAGGGCCTGCCCTTCGGCGTCAAGATGAAGGTGTCCGTCAAGAATGTGCTCAATGAGGACACCGAAGTATACCAGTCTTTTCCGAGCGCGGAGTTTACGACGGTCCGATACAAGGAGGGGCGTACAATTTCCGTTGGGTTCACTTATAGCCTCTAA
- a CDS encoding glycosyltransferase family protein, whose protein sequence is MALRCLFVVQGEGRGHLTQAMALRCMLRDAGHRVEAVVVGKSDDQAVPSFFRAAFEAPVTDVESPGFVSDDADRSVRPWATLRRALGRTPAFWRSLSTLDDAIERHEPDVVVNFFEPLVGLYAATHAPSVPVVAVAHQYMFLHPDYQFPPGRPGRRWAARAFARLTAWGASRRLALSLYPAPDRSGDDLAVLPPLLRPGVFRQPQDRREPFILAYILNSGYADEVIRWHEQHPDVPLHCFWDRPGAAPVEAYDETLTFHQLDDEKFLHLMARSRGFVSTAGFESIAEAMYLKTPVQVVPVEGHYEQRCNAVDAVRAGAGVCSTQFNIGRLRAALDRGSAQDGRFQEWVRQGRRRFVRELEAAARHPVAAPPVSPVAERILEAA, encoded by the coding sequence ATGGCGCTGCGCTGTCTTTTTGTCGTCCAGGGCGAGGGCCGCGGCCACCTTACGCAGGCGATGGCCCTGCGGTGCATGCTCCGAGACGCCGGCCACCGGGTGGAGGCGGTCGTCGTGGGCAAGAGCGATGACCAGGCCGTTCCGTCCTTTTTCCGCGCGGCGTTTGAGGCCCCCGTCACAGACGTCGAGAGCCCCGGCTTCGTGTCGGACGACGCAGACCGCTCGGTGCGGCCCTGGGCCACGCTACGCCGGGCGCTCGGGCGCACGCCCGCCTTCTGGCGCAGCCTGTCGACCCTCGACGACGCGATCGAGCGCCACGAGCCGGATGTGGTGGTGAACTTTTTTGAGCCCCTAGTGGGCCTCTACGCCGCAACGCATGCGCCGTCCGTGCCGGTGGTGGCGGTGGCGCACCAGTACATGTTCTTGCACCCCGACTACCAGTTTCCTCCGGGGCGTCCGGGACGACGGTGGGCGGCCCGCGCGTTTGCCCGGCTTACGGCCTGGGGGGCGTCGCGGCGCCTTGCGCTCTCGCTCTATCCGGCCCCCGATCGGTCGGGGGATGACCTGGCCGTGCTGCCGCCGCTCCTGCGGCCCGGGGTGTTTCGGCAGCCGCAGGACCGACGCGAGCCCTTCATCCTCGCCTACATTCTGAACAGCGGGTACGCCGACGAGGTAATCCGGTGGCACGAGCAGCACCCGGACGTGCCGCTCCACTGCTTCTGGGACCGGCCGGGCGCGGCCCCCGTGGAGGCCTACGACGAGACGCTCACCTTCCACCAGCTCGACGACGAGAAATTCCTGCACCTCATGGCCCGGAGCCGCGGCTTCGTGTCCACTGCCGGCTTCGAGTCGATCGCGGAGGCGATGTACCTGAAGACGCCGGTCCAGGTGGTGCCGGTCGAGGGGCACTACGAGCAGCGGTGCAACGCCGTTGACGCGGTACGGGCCGGGGCAGGGGTGTGCAGCACGCAGTTCAACATCGGACGCCTCCGGGCGGCGTTGGACCGCGGGTCCGCCCAGGACGGCCGGTTCCAAGAGTGGGTGCGGCAGGGGCGCCGCCGGTTTGTCCGAGAGCTCGAGGCGGCCGCCCGGCACCCTGTCGCCGCGCCCCCAGTCTCGCCGGTGGCGGAGCGAATTCTCGAGGCGGCCTGA
- the phoU gene encoding phosphate signaling complex protein PhoU — translation MPNRLARELTELRSRLLDMATIVAEQFTDAVDALLARDVDQAERVMDRDREVDALELEVDEYCQRILARHQPVATDLRTLLTAEKINTDLERIGDHCRNLASNAEHVTEAPGVLDAVKIRGMSQAARRMLDEAKQAFLDQDAELARSIPDLDDEVDRLHHENFRGLVDYIQKNPEHAEVAAHLITASKAIERISDHSTNIAKGVVFLIEGVDIRHTSVQEEMDPGSTSPLRSSYSS, via the coding sequence ATGCCCAACCGCCTCGCCCGCGAACTTACTGAGCTTCGCAGTCGCCTGCTCGACATGGCCACCATCGTGGCCGAGCAGTTTACCGATGCCGTGGACGCCCTGCTTGCCCGCGACGTGGACCAGGCCGAGCGCGTCATGGATCGCGACCGCGAGGTCGATGCCCTAGAGCTGGAGGTGGACGAGTATTGTCAGCGCATCCTGGCCCGCCACCAGCCGGTGGCCACCGACCTTCGCACCCTGCTCACGGCCGAAAAGATCAATACCGACCTGGAGCGGATCGGGGACCACTGCCGCAACTTGGCCAGCAACGCGGAGCACGTGACCGAGGCGCCCGGGGTCCTGGACGCGGTCAAAATCCGTGGGATGAGCCAGGCAGCCCGCCGCATGCTCGACGAGGCGAAGCAGGCCTTCCTGGACCAGGACGCGGAACTGGCCCGCAGCATTCCCGATCTCGACGACGAAGTGGACCGCCTCCACCACGAAAACTTTCGGGGGCTGGTGGACTACATCCAGAAGAATCCGGAGCACGCCGAGGTGGCCGCCCACCTGATCACCGCCAGCAAGGCCATCGAGCGGATCTCGGACCACTCGACCAATATCGCGAAGGGCGTCGTCTTTCTTATTGAGGGCGTCGACATCCGCCACACCAGCGTGCAGGAAGAGATGGACCCCGGCAGCACATCGCCCCTCCGCTCGTCTTACTCCTCGTAG
- a CDS encoding T9SS C-terminal target domain-containing protein — protein sequence MTNVNQHTISARSWLRIGLALLVVPAMILFTGCDNNDSGIDDDMDDGPPGGTSATDANYANYDTTEAAVVFGEQSGNDLGVVPDDASDNENVRENYVKWTSDHTYHLDGRTFVNSGDTLEIEPGTVVKGIPNQDPNNASVLVVARGATILADGNPGSNTPSEADPIIFTTREDDVSDPNDLKPNLDGAWGGVIILGNGPKNFPGSRNVEGIPSDVNRASFGSDSPDPNDDSGVFRFAHIRYGGISIGAGNEINGLTMGAVGSGTTIEWVEVFNNQDDGFEWFGGNVNARYLFASRVGDDSFDIDQGFSGNLQFLLAIQAPTRGDRTGEHDSGDDGYGGGDEGDTPVANPQIYNATYIGSGPDGDGDIALKLRDNFGGNYFNSIFYDFPVQFIEVEEASGPDSRARWENGELTVESSITWKFGSVQDASTPFEDLVENGGSWGTTVADDLENSYNVTYENPGLSRDLSGDFQTVGVIPTNDVSGGQTPSGSFFEDVSYRGAFDPSGSNWAAGWTFSDEVGMFQ from the coding sequence ATGACCAACGTGAATCAACACACCATCAGTGCACGATCGTGGCTTCGGATCGGACTCGCTTTACTGGTCGTCCCGGCCATGATCCTGTTCACGGGTTGTGACAATAACGACAGTGGAATAGACGACGACATGGACGATGGCCCGCCGGGGGGCACCTCGGCGACTGATGCTAACTACGCCAACTACGACACGACCGAAGCAGCGGTTGTCTTTGGTGAGCAGTCCGGCAATGATCTAGGCGTTGTCCCGGACGACGCGTCAGACAACGAGAACGTGCGGGAGAACTACGTGAAGTGGACGAGCGATCACACGTACCATCTCGACGGACGAACTTTTGTGAACTCGGGCGATACCCTGGAGATTGAACCCGGTACGGTCGTGAAGGGCATTCCCAACCAGGACCCAAATAATGCTAGCGTGTTGGTCGTGGCACGAGGGGCGACGATTCTGGCCGACGGCAATCCGGGGAGCAACACCCCCAGCGAGGCCGACCCGATCATCTTCACCACTCGGGAAGATGACGTGAGCGACCCGAACGATCTGAAGCCGAATCTTGATGGGGCCTGGGGGGGCGTGATCATTCTCGGCAATGGACCGAAAAACTTCCCTGGATCCCGCAATGTCGAGGGCATCCCGTCGGACGTGAATCGTGCGTCGTTCGGGAGCGATAGTCCCGATCCGAACGATGACTCTGGCGTCTTTCGGTTCGCCCACATCCGCTATGGTGGCATCTCCATCGGGGCTGGCAATGAGATCAACGGCCTTACGATGGGCGCGGTTGGCTCCGGAACCACGATCGAGTGGGTAGAGGTCTTCAATAACCAGGATGACGGCTTCGAGTGGTTCGGCGGCAACGTGAATGCCCGCTACCTCTTCGCCAGCCGCGTCGGGGATGACTCCTTCGACATTGACCAGGGCTTCAGCGGCAACCTGCAGTTCCTGCTTGCCATCCAGGCGCCGACGCGCGGCGACCGCACCGGCGAGCACGACAGTGGAGACGACGGCTACGGCGGAGGCGACGAGGGAGATACGCCGGTCGCCAATCCGCAGATTTACAACGCCACCTACATCGGCTCTGGACCAGACGGAGACGGTGATATCGCGCTGAAGCTCCGCGATAACTTTGGAGGCAACTACTTCAATTCGATCTTCTACGACTTCCCGGTGCAGTTTATCGAGGTGGAAGAAGCCTCGGGACCGGACAGTCGGGCACGCTGGGAGAACGGCGAGTTGACGGTTGAAAGCAGCATCACCTGGAAATTTGGATCAGTGCAGGATGCCAGCACTCCCTTTGAGGATCTCGTCGAGAATGGCGGGTCGTGGGGCACTACAGTGGCCGACGATCTTGAAAACAGCTACAACGTAACCTACGAGAACCCGGGTCTCTCGCGCGATCTCTCGGGTGATTTCCAGACAGTGGGAGTCATTCCGACGAACGACGTGAGCGGTGGCCAGACGCCGAGCGGGTCGTTCTTTGAAGACGTGTCTTACCGGGGCGCCTTCGATCCCAGTGGAAGCAACTGGGCCGCAGGGTGGACCTTCAGTGATGAGGTTGGCATGTTCCAGTAG
- a CDS encoding glycosyltransferase family 4 protein: MRLLFVSHSLPPEGRPLANVGGMQRVALKLHETLQARADADALDYDALLLRSAWRTVHLKTPLFLARAGWQIAQAARQNDVDVVLFSSMVTAGLAVPLQGLLRQHGVRTAAIVHGLDVTTPFPPYQWFVPKVFGALDAVLPVSRATRQACLDRRAAPDQLRVVPNGIDTDRFEPPPDRPAARQALDESVDVSPPSPPPDGLLLCSVGRQVERKGTAWFVDTVMPRLPDDVHYWVAGDGPELDTIETAIARHNLSPRVRLLGRIPNSTLGHLYRGADLFIMPNVPVEDDMEGFGIVLLEAGQCGTPAIAARLEGIQDVITDGVNGHLVAPQSHRAFVDAITTYHNDSNALDAAAQRALRHTENTFGWPAVADTYLSVLRTVWRQGTPPDASATDRSSPPFIRSNGSPTRPA, from the coding sequence GTGCGTCTCCTGTTCGTCTCCCATTCGCTCCCGCCCGAGGGCCGCCCACTGGCCAACGTGGGCGGCATGCAACGCGTTGCCCTCAAGCTCCACGAGACCCTGCAGGCCCGCGCCGACGCGGACGCGCTCGACTACGACGCCCTGCTGCTGCGCAGTGCCTGGCGCACGGTTCACCTGAAGACGCCCCTGTTTCTCGCCCGGGCCGGCTGGCAGATTGCCCAGGCCGCCCGGCAGAACGATGTCGACGTGGTGCTTTTCTCATCGATGGTGACGGCCGGCCTCGCAGTGCCCCTGCAGGGCCTGCTCCGCCAACACGGGGTACGGACCGCCGCCATCGTACACGGACTGGACGTGACGACTCCGTTTCCGCCCTACCAGTGGTTCGTTCCGAAGGTGTTCGGCGCCCTCGACGCGGTGCTTCCCGTCAGCCGGGCCACCCGCCAGGCCTGCCTCGACCGCAGGGCCGCCCCCGACCAGCTCCGCGTCGTGCCCAACGGCATCGACACGGACCGCTTCGAGCCCCCCCCCGACCGGCCAGCGGCCCGCCAGGCGCTGGACGAGAGCGTGGACGTATCTCCCCCTTCTCCCCCGCCCGACGGGCTCCTGCTCTGCAGCGTGGGGCGACAGGTTGAACGGAAGGGCACAGCCTGGTTTGTCGACACGGTGATGCCCCGTCTCCCCGACGACGTTCACTACTGGGTTGCGGGCGACGGCCCCGAGCTCGACACGATCGAGACCGCCATCGCGCGACACAACCTATCACCTCGCGTCCGCCTCCTCGGTCGCATTCCGAACAGCACGCTGGGCCATCTCTACCGCGGGGCCGACCTGTTCATCATGCCGAATGTGCCCGTCGAGGACGACATGGAGGGCTTCGGAATCGTCCTGCTCGAAGCGGGCCAGTGCGGCACCCCCGCCATCGCCGCCCGTCTCGAAGGCATCCAGGACGTCATCACTGACGGCGTCAACGGCCATCTCGTAGCCCCACAGTCGCACAGGGCGTTCGTGGACGCCATCACGACGTACCACAACGATTCTAACGCCCTGGACGCCGCCGCGCAACGCGCCCTGCGCCACACCGAAAACACCTTCGGGTGGCCCGCCGTCGCCGACACGTACCTGTCGGTGCTGCGCACCGTGTGGAGACAGGGCACACCGCCCGACGCCAGCGCGACGGATCGCTCCTCACCCCCCTTCATACGAAGCAACGGTTCGCCGACCAGGCCTGCCTGA
- a CDS encoding endonuclease/exonuclease/phosphatase family protein produces MLRILSWSGAGLLVTAFLVGYAAPYLPPARFWWTDLFAVLLPVLAGAVGLLSVGLMGQGAYRQAWGRVGVGTVLLLLVAVRFGTVPTGQASEGEAAALRLMTFNLSPVFARGPDRERTLAELVHREAPAVLSVQETWMKTRPASDGGVPLVSWPLRVLLEDSVGYALPRAWPPETMIYRPVLGQVRLDSMSVHPLPPSGGSNPRSRYTRTHFTWQGRPAVLYNVHLHTVGTRPWDLRGTVPSLGRWWAFLRTYREGALHRADQARRIRRHIEQETRPVLVAGDFNSTPHQWAYRHLLQGLQAAGGGATFPAGWPLVQIDHVLAGPEWRVDSATVPELEAIDFVSDHRPVVAQVRWRDDYEE; encoded by the coding sequence GTGTTGCGGATTCTATCGTGGAGTGGGGCCGGGCTGCTGGTCACTGCGTTCCTGGTCGGCTACGCGGCGCCGTATCTTCCGCCGGCCCGCTTCTGGTGGACGGATCTGTTTGCCGTGTTGCTCCCCGTCCTTGCCGGGGCGGTTGGACTACTGAGCGTCGGGCTGATGGGGCAGGGGGCCTACCGGCAAGCATGGGGGCGCGTGGGGGTGGGTACGGTGCTGCTCCTGCTCGTCGCGGTGCGGTTTGGGACGGTGCCGACGGGACAGGCATCGGAAGGAGAGGCGGCGGCGCTGCGGTTGATGACGTTCAATCTGTCTCCTGTATTTGCCCGCGGGCCGGACCGTGAGCGTACGCTGGCCGAACTCGTCCATCGGGAGGCCCCTGCCGTGCTGAGTGTCCAGGAGACGTGGATGAAAACACGGCCGGCGTCGGACGGCGGCGTCCCGTTGGTGTCCTGGCCGCTCCGGGTGCTCCTGGAGGACTCAGTGGGGTACGCCCTGCCACGTGCCTGGCCCCCCGAGACCATGATCTACCGGCCGGTACTGGGGCAGGTGCGACTAGACTCAATGAGTGTGCACCCGTTGCCCCCGTCCGGCGGGTCCAATCCCCGTTCTCGTTACACGCGCACCCACTTCACCTGGCAGGGGCGCCCCGCCGTGCTCTACAACGTGCACCTCCACACGGTGGGCACCCGTCCTTGGGACCTGCGGGGGACGGTCCCATCGCTTGGTCGCTGGTGGGCCTTCCTGCGGACGTATCGAGAGGGGGCCCTTCACCGCGCCGACCAGGCCCGCCGGATCCGCCGGCACATCGAGCAGGAAACGCGACCGGTGCTCGTGGCGGGCGACTTCAATAGCACCCCGCACCAGTGGGCCTACCGGCACCTTCTGCAGGGCCTGCAGGCGGCGGGTGGGGGCGCAACCTTCCCGGCCGGGTGGCCCCTCGTACAGATCGACCACGTCCTGGCCGGGCCGGAGTGGCGCGTCGACTCGGCCACCGTGCCAGAGCTCGAGGCCATAGATTTCGTTTCGGATCACCGTCCCGTCGTCGCCCAGGTCCGGTGGCGGGACGACTACGAGGAGTAA